In Candidatus Accumulibacter cognatus, the genomic window GCCGTCTAATACCCGACGACAGCAAAGGCAGATCACGGGTCGTGCAGTGGCTGATGTTCCAGATGGGCGGGATCGGACCGATGATGGGCCAGGCCAACGTCTTCTTCCGTTACTTTCCGGAAAAGATCGCCGCTGCTATCGATCGCTATCAGGGTGAATGCAGGCGACTTTTCCGGGTGCTCGACAGTCATCTCGAGGAGCACGAGTTCCTCGCCGGCGACTACTCGATCGCCGACATCGCCAACTGGGCCTGGGTACGTACGCATCGCTGGTCAGGCGTGGACATCGATGACCTGCCGCAGCTACGACGCTGGCTCGAACAGATCCGCGCCCGCCCGGCGGTGCAGAAAGGCATCAATATGCCGCCGTCGGCGATTGATCGCGACGCCAACGACGAGCAGGCGCGGCAATTCGCCGCTGAAGCGCGCCGGATGGTTGAAATGGGTCAGTCGCGCCGGAGCGGTGTCTGAAACAATGGGCTGCGACCACCACCATGATCCAGGGCATCATTGCTGCCGATGGCTGCCGATGGCCCTCATCTCCTGGTCGAGCTCGACCGCTGCCACACCGCGAACGGTTTTCAGCGTACCGATGGCAGCGCGCGCAACGCTGCCGGAAATGATGCCCACCGTTGGCAAGACGCCTGAAACCTTCATCCCGGCGAGCATCAGGGCATCCGCCACCGTCTGAATCGATTCCAGATGCTGGTCATCAATCGTGATGATCACGGCGTCAAGCAGATCCTCGTTCATGTCGCCTCCCTTCCTTCCAACCATCGGTAATGCACCGACTTGCGGCCAATGCGCACAGACTGACACAAGGAGGCAATCGTCGGCAAGTCAACCGCATCGGCCGCCGACGATCGCGCTTGTTTCCTCATGGCCGTCTGACAAACAATGCGCAGGGGTGAAAGAGGATCCTTGCGTCGCGTGCAGAGAGATCCCCTCTGCTGGTCAGGCCATGACAACTCTCCCGGGAGCCGCTTACATGCGATGCGAAGCGAACTTGCTGCTTGGCACATCAGGGAACCGGGGACTGCACCAGGCCGCTGCCAACGTCACTCGTCGGCAGCGGCAGACGAACCGCTCGTGAGGTGAGCACCTGCCATAGCGCAGCGCCACGGTTGGCCGCCGACATCTGTGCCCACAGGGCCGCAACTCCGGCTACGTGCGGCGTCGCCATGCTGGTACCATTCCAGCTTGCATATCGTGTCGGCAGCTTGGTTGATGAATAGACCGCAACCCCCGGAGCGACCAGATCTACATTGGCGCCCGAAGCCGGTCCCGATCCGCACGAGAACGATGCCAGCCGGAGCCCATTATCCACGGCGCCGACGGCCATGATTGAAGGGCTGTTGGCGGGCTGCCCAACGGTGCCTGTAGACCGGTGGTTGCCAGCCGCAGCGACGATCAGGCATTTCTTCTGGAGCGCGCGACGACCCACGGTTTCGTAAGCGGTAGAGGGGGTCGTGGTGGTATTCCCGAGCGACATCGAGATGACCTGACAGCCGCTATTGATCGCCCACTCCATGCCCGCGATGATGCCCGCACTCGACCCGCTCCCTGCATTGCTCAAGACCTTGCCAGCGTAAATGGCTGCTTTCCAGGCAATTCCGTAGCGCCGGCCGCTGGCATCCTTGTATCCACAGGCGGTCCCAATGCAGTGGGTTCCGTGTCCGTGCCCGTCCTGGACGGCTTCCCCCGAAACGAAGGACTTCGTGATGATCCGCCGCCCTCGGAAATCAGGATGCTGCAGGTCCATGCCGGTATCGAGCACCGCCACTTTCATGGCGCTGCCCGTACGCGACGAGTGGATCGCGCGTGTCG contains:
- a CDS encoding glutathione S-transferase, producing the protein MIDLYTAATPNGHKISIALEELALPYTMHTLNLSNKEQKQPWFLAINPNGRIPAIVDRAADDFVVFESGAILLYLAEKTGRLIPDDSKGRSRVVQWLMFQMGGIGPMMGQANVFFRYFPEKIAAAIDRYQGECRRLFRVLDSHLEEHEFLAGDYSIADIANWAWVRTHRWSGVDIDDLPQLRRWLEQIRARPAVQKGINMPPSAIDRDANDEQARQFAAEARRMVEMGQSRRSGV
- a CDS encoding S8 family serine peptidase; translation: MSQQATFSAASANESEQTTGRYLITFREDDVSKGLGAIEKRAAVAGLPSAADFADSAIDMEQVAKAGGAVFPTLGIALVTLDPDALNSLMAAQAEDGDGAILDIEPERMFYAIGESGSLSGAYLEGYRDAVDNLYQKAMAVAAEERLGAMATFADDALSTWGLKATRAIHSSRTGSAMKVAVLDTGMDLQHPDFRGRRIITKSFVSGEAVQDGHGHGTHCIGTACGYKDASGRRYGIAWKAAIYAGKVLSNAGSGSSAGIIAGMEWAINSGCQVISMSLGNTTTTPSTAYETVGRRALQKKCLIVAAAGNHRSTGTVGQPANSPSIMAVGAVDNGLRLASFSCGSGPASGANVDLVAPGVAVYSSTKLPTRYASWNGTSMATPHVAGVAALWAQMSAANRGAALWQVLTSRAVRLPLPTSDVGSGLVQSPVP